In Primulina huaijiensis isolate GDHJ02 unplaced genomic scaffold, ASM1229523v2 scaffold3501, whole genome shotgun sequence, a single genomic region encodes these proteins:
- the LOC140968290 gene encoding probable tocopherol cyclase, chloroplastic isoform X1, with protein sequence MENVCAFANNPLIVAVNPVVGAPKPQVSLAELRFRRRSRYSTAIKSVSTANSVNHSMEENPGVNVDFEGTEAVEPVYEPTPANRPLRTPHSGYHFDGTTRKFFEGWYLKVALPELRQSFCFMYSVENPAFPKKLSRLEEEQYGPRFTGVGAQILGADDKYICQYAEESHNFWAERDDMSLGNTFLGRENMLPPKKEVPPQEFNQRMVEGFQVTPLWHQGFIRDDGRTNYAKIVKTARWQYNTRPVYGWGNVGSKQKSTAGWLAVFPAFGPYWQICMSRGLSTGWIEWDDKRFEFKNAPSYSEKNWGVGFPTKWFWVQCNVFEGATGDVTLTAAGGLRQLPGLGETFENAAVIGVHSGGIFYEFVPWNGMINWEVTQWGQWCISADNGIHVVALEATTKEPDTILRAPTSDAGFAPACRDTCFAHLRLRLWEKRYDGIEGKVILDVTSDMAAVEVGGGPWCETWKANTHTPGILRRAVALPVDVEGFFSLVPSLRPPGL encoded by the exons ATGGAAAATGTGTGTGCATTCGCCAATAATCCATTGATCGTGGCTGTAAATCCTGTTGTTGGTGCACCAAAACCTCAAGTTTCACTTGCGGAGCTGCGATTCCGCAGAAGATCACGATACTCAACTGCAATCAAATCCGTATCGACTGCGAACTCTGTTAATCACTCCATGGAAGAGAATCCTGGAGTAAATGTTGATTTTGAGGGGACCGAAGCTGTAGAACCTGTTTACGAACCTACGCCTGCCAATCGTCCTCTTCGAACGCCTCACAGCGG GTACCATTTTGATGGAACCACTCGAAAATTTTTTGAAGGCTGGTATCTCAAGGTCGCGCTACCAGAATtgaggcagagtttttgcttcATGTATTCTGTGGAAAACCCAGCATTCCCCAAGAAATTGAGCAGACTGGAAGAGGAACAATACGGACCTCGATTTACAGGTGTTGGAGCTCAAATTCTGGGGGCAGATGACAAGTATATTTGTCAGTATGCAGAAGAATCTCACAACTTTTGGGCGG AAAGAGACGACATGTCACTTGGAAATACGTTTCTAGGTCGTGAGAACATGCTGCCTCCAAAGAAAGAGGTTCCTCCTCAG GAATTCAACCAAAGAATGGTAGAGGGTTTCCAGGTCACCCCACTGTGGCACCAAGGCTTTATTCGCGATGATGGAAG GACTAATTATGCTAAGATTGTAAAGACTGCTCGCTGGCAGTACAACACACGTCCTGTTTATGGATGGGGAAATGTTGGGTCGAAGCAAAAGTCCACAGCTGGATGGCTTGCTGTATTTCCTGCATTTGGGCCTTATTGGCAAATATGTATGTCACGCGGACTTTCAACAG gttggaTTGAGTGGGATGATAAAAGGTTTGAGTTCAAAAACGCTCCATCATATTCTGAAAAGAATTGGGGTGTTGGCTTCCCTACAAAGTGGTTCTGG GTGCAGTGTAATGTCTTTGAAGGTGCAACTGGGGATGTTACTTTGACTGCTGCCGGTGGATTGAGACAGCTGCCTGGACTGGGTGAAACTTTTGAAAATGCTGCAGTC ATTGGAGTTCATTCTGGTGGGATTTTCTATGAGTTTGTACCCTGGAATGGAATGATCAACTGGGAAGTTACTCAATGGGGCCAGTGGTGTATTTCTGCAGATAATGGAATACACGTG GTGGCACTAGAAGCAACGACAAAAGAACCTGATACAATATTACGTGCTCCCACCTCAGATGCAGGGTTTGCTCCAGCTTGCAGAGACACTTGCTTTGCGCACTTAAGACTCAGATTGTGGGAAAAACGTTATGATGGAATCGAAGGAAAG GTTATTTTGGATGTTACAAGTGACATGGCAGCGGTAGAAGTTGGAGGCGGGCCGTGGTGCGAGACGTGGAAGGCGAACACTCATACACCGGGGATTCTGAGACGTGCAGTTGCCCTTCCTGTAGATGTAGAAGGATTTTTTAGCTTGGTGCCTTCCTTAAGGCCCCCTGGCTTGTGA
- the LOC140968289 gene encoding probable tocopherol cyclase, chloroplastic: MENVCAFANNQWIVAVNPAVGAAKPQVSLAELRFRRRSRYSTAIKSVSTANSVSHSMEENPGVNVDFKGTEAVEPVYEPTPANRPLRTPHSGYHFDGTARKFFEGWYFKVSIPEVRQSFCFMYSVENPAFTKKLSRLEKSQYGPRFTGVGAQILGADDKYICQFTEESHNFWGSRDELSLGNTFLGCKNMLPPKKEIPPQEFNQRVLEGFQVTPLWHQGFIRDDGSTNFAKIVKTARWEYSTRPVYGWGNIGSKQKSTAGWLAAFPVFEPHWQICMAAGLSTGWIEWDDKRYEFKNAPSYSEKNWGNGFPRKWFWVQCNVFEGATGEVALTAAGGLRQLPGLSETFENAALIGVHYGGIFCEFVPWNGVVSWEVTPWGHWCISADNGIQMVELEATTKDPGSTLRAPTSEAGLTPACKDTCFAHLRLRLWEKRYDGTEGKVILDVTSNMAAVEVGGGPWFDTWKGKTHTPEIVRRAIGLPVDVEGFFGLAPFLKPPGL, from the exons ATGGAAAATGTTTGTGCATTCGCCAATAATCAATGGATCGTGGCCGTAAATCCTGCTGTTGGTGCTGCAAAACCTCAAGTTTCACTTGCGGAGCTGCGATTCCGCAGAAGATCACGATACTCAACTGCAATCAAATCCGTATCGACTGCGAACTCCGTTAGTCACTCCATGGAAGAGAATCCTGGAGTAAATGTTGATTTTAAGGGGACCGAAGCTGTTGAACCTGTTTACGAACCTACGCCTGCCAATCGTCCTCTTCGAACGCCTCACAGCGG GTACCATTTTGATGGAACTGCTCGAAAGTTTTTTGAGGGCTGGTATTTTAAGGTCTCGATACCAGAAGtgaggcagagtttttgcttcATGTATTCTGTGGAAAACCCAGCATTCACCAAGAAATTGAGCAGACTGGAAAAGTCACAATATGGACCTCGATTTACAGGAGTTGGAGCTCAAATACTGGGGGCAGATGACAAGTATATTTGTCAGTTCACAGAAGAATCTCACAACTTTTGGGGGA GTAGGGACGAGCTGTCACTTGGGAATACATTTCTGGGTTGTAAGAACATGCTGCCTCCAAAGAAAGAGATTCCTCCTCAG GAATTCAACCAAAGAGTGTTGGAGGGTTTCCAAGTTACCCCACTATGGCACCAAGGTTTTATTCGTGATGATGGAAG TACTAATTTTGCCAAGATTGTAAAGACTGCTCGTTGGGAGTATAGCACACGTCCTGTTTATGGATGGGGAAATATTGGGTCAAAGCAAAAGTCTACAGCTGGATGGCTTGCTGCATTTCCAGTATTTGAGCCTCATTGGCAAATATGCATGGCAGCCGGACTTTCAACAG GTTGGATTGAGTGGGATGATAAAAGATATGAGTTCAAAAACGCTCCATCATATTCTGAAAAGAATTGGGGTAATGGCTTCCCAAGAAAGTGGTTCTGG GTCCAATGTAATGTCTTTGAAGGTGCAACTGGGGAAGTTGCTTTGACTGCTGCGGGTGGATTGAGACAGCTGCCTGGACTAAGTGAAACTTTTGAAAATGCCGCACTG ATTGGAGTTCATTATGGTGGGATTTTCTGTGAGTTTGTACCCTGGAATGGAGTGGTTAGCTGGGAAGTTACTCCATGGGGACACTGGTGTATTTCTGCAGATAATGGAATACAAATG GTGGAACTAGAAGCAACAACAAAAGATCCTGGTTCAACATTACGTGCTCCCACCTCAGAGGCAGGGCTTACTCCAGCTTGCAAAGACACTTGCTTCGCCCACTTAAGACTCAGATTGTGGGAAAAACGTTATGATGGAACTGAAGGAAAG GTTATTTTGGATGTTACGAGTAACATGGCAGCTGTAGAAGTTGGAGGTGGACCGTGGTTCGATACATGGAAGGGAAAGACTCATACACCGGAGATTGTAAGACGTGCAATCGGGCTTCCTGTTGATGTAGAAGGATTTTTTGGTTTGGCGCCTTTCCTCAAACCCCCTGGCTTGTAA
- the LOC140968310 gene encoding U-box domain-containing protein 26-like, whose translation MKANNNSPKLKTTPRTQLFSCGFFRQCTQTVLSPTTSTPPPLTQAPAPPHQTPPAHAQPESSSSSSSNTSQSFTQWRFPLSNSPISHYSYSHPKPEPEPETRRDISVSPPVLHANLEELFHMAEVYFSSGSDYDRVGVIQLLEKSLVPDPRAAVEGGTCPVGVVRGVVESLREEVVRKPASKVLLALCLVEENRSVAVEAGAVTAVVEALADAEISLAERSLAVLELLCTTAEGAEEVRAHALAVPMMVEVMGRMEGRGKEHAISVLAVIYGGLGEDAKVAPPEEVARAVMLALQGGCNARGRRKGAQLLRILRENGRSDLTQEVDERSGYFDQS comes from the coding sequence ATGAAGGCCAACAATAATTCACCCAAATTGAAAACAACCCCACGTACTCAATTGTTTTCATGTGGTTTCTTTCGCCAATGCACGCAGACTGTACTTAGTCCCACCACCTCCACTCCACCGCCACTCACCCAGGCTCCGGCACCTCCACACCAGACTCCACCAGCGCATGCACAGCCTGAATCTTCCTCGTCTTCTTCTTCAAACACTTCACAGAGCTTCACACAGTGGAGGTTCCCTCTCTCCAACTCACCCATATCACATTACTCGTACTCACACCCCAAACCCGAACCGGAGCCCGAAACCAGAAGGGATATCTCTGTTTCACCACCAGTTTTGCATGCCAACTTGGAGGAGCTGTTCCACATGGCGGAGGTTTACTTCAGTTCTGGATCAGACTACGACCGAGTCGGGGTGATTCAGTTGCTGGAGAAATCCCTCGTCCCAGACCCACGCGCTGCGGTGGAAGGCGGTACTTGTCCGGTGGGGGTGGTGAGAGGGGTCGTGGAGAGTCTGCGCGAGGAGGTGGTGCGGAAGCCGGCCAGTAAGGTCTTGCTGGCGCTTTGCCTGGTAGAGGAAAACAGAAGCGTTGCGGTAGAGGCGGGGGCAGTTACTGCGGTTGTGGAGGCGCTTGCGGATGCCGAGATTTCGTTGGCGGAGAGGTCATTGGCGGTGTTAGAACTTCTGTGCACGACGGCGGAGGGCGCCGAGGAGGTGCGCGCCCATGCTTTGGCTGTTCCGATGATGGTGGAGGTTATGGGAAGGATGGAGGGGAGGGGAAAAGAACATGCAATAAGCGTTTTGGCGGTAATCTACGGTGGCTTAGGTGAAGATGCGAAGGTGGCGCCTCCGGAGGAGGTGGCGCGTGCTGTGATGCTGGCTTTGCAGGGGGGTTGTAATGCCAGAGGAAGGAGGAAAGGGGCCCAGCTTCTGAGGATTCTGCGAGAAAATGGACGGTCAGACTTGACCCAAGAGGTGGACGAACGGTCTGGATATTTTGACCAAAGTTGA
- the LOC140968290 gene encoding tocopherol cyclase, chloroplastic-like isoform X2, giving the protein MYHFDGTTRKFFEGWYLKVALPELRQSFCFMYSVENPAFPKKLSRLEEEQYGPRFTGVGAQILGADDKYICQYAEESHNFWAERDDMSLGNTFLGRENMLPPKKEVPPQEFNQRMVEGFQVTPLWHQGFIRDDGRTNYAKIVKTARWQYNTRPVYGWGNVGSKQKSTAGWLAVFPAFGPYWQICMSRGLSTGWIEWDDKRFEFKNAPSYSEKNWGVGFPTKWFWVQCNVFEGATGDVTLTAAGGLRQLPGLGETFENAAVIGVHSGGIFYEFVPWNGMINWEVTQWGQWCISADNGIHVVALEATTKEPDTILRAPTSDAGFAPACRDTCFAHLRLRLWEKRYDGIEGKVILDVTSDMAAVEVGGGPWCETWKANTHTPGILRRAVALPVDVEGFFSLVPSLRPPGL; this is encoded by the exons AT GTACCATTTTGATGGAACCACTCGAAAATTTTTTGAAGGCTGGTATCTCAAGGTCGCGCTACCAGAATtgaggcagagtttttgcttcATGTATTCTGTGGAAAACCCAGCATTCCCCAAGAAATTGAGCAGACTGGAAGAGGAACAATACGGACCTCGATTTACAGGTGTTGGAGCTCAAATTCTGGGGGCAGATGACAAGTATATTTGTCAGTATGCAGAAGAATCTCACAACTTTTGGGCGG AAAGAGACGACATGTCACTTGGAAATACGTTTCTAGGTCGTGAGAACATGCTGCCTCCAAAGAAAGAGGTTCCTCCTCAG GAATTCAACCAAAGAATGGTAGAGGGTTTCCAGGTCACCCCACTGTGGCACCAAGGCTTTATTCGCGATGATGGAAG GACTAATTATGCTAAGATTGTAAAGACTGCTCGCTGGCAGTACAACACACGTCCTGTTTATGGATGGGGAAATGTTGGGTCGAAGCAAAAGTCCACAGCTGGATGGCTTGCTGTATTTCCTGCATTTGGGCCTTATTGGCAAATATGTATGTCACGCGGACTTTCAACAG gttggaTTGAGTGGGATGATAAAAGGTTTGAGTTCAAAAACGCTCCATCATATTCTGAAAAGAATTGGGGTGTTGGCTTCCCTACAAAGTGGTTCTGG GTGCAGTGTAATGTCTTTGAAGGTGCAACTGGGGATGTTACTTTGACTGCTGCCGGTGGATTGAGACAGCTGCCTGGACTGGGTGAAACTTTTGAAAATGCTGCAGTC ATTGGAGTTCATTCTGGTGGGATTTTCTATGAGTTTGTACCCTGGAATGGAATGATCAACTGGGAAGTTACTCAATGGGGCCAGTGGTGTATTTCTGCAGATAATGGAATACACGTG GTGGCACTAGAAGCAACGACAAAAGAACCTGATACAATATTACGTGCTCCCACCTCAGATGCAGGGTTTGCTCCAGCTTGCAGAGACACTTGCTTTGCGCACTTAAGACTCAGATTGTGGGAAAAACGTTATGATGGAATCGAAGGAAAG GTTATTTTGGATGTTACAAGTGACATGGCAGCGGTAGAAGTTGGAGGCGGGCCGTGGTGCGAGACGTGGAAGGCGAACACTCATACACCGGGGATTCTGAGACGTGCAGTTGCCCTTCCTGTAGATGTAGAAGGATTTTTTAGCTTGGTGCCTTCCTTAAGGCCCCCTGGCTTGTGA
- the LOC140968318 gene encoding uncharacterized protein produces the protein MDKSIVPMEESHRKSDSAASAAKSIGSLVQINSIAIDLSSAAEEIESPAHEHFSIRGFVSEMRKKNLKTCSLFASECNLSDSLPMLYVPKFRWWHCSNCIPEIATERTTLDMVLADRSLAGTSSCKNVDGGDGLFLYNRKKTGNKNGPRDYGSYHADNDPSDNIMNSNPPRAEGHKTCSKDKTDVRTKEGGNLCANITEADPLQVQEIDAHSADAYDEPFNSASGSNGAFSFVPHRRKPKLRFLADIMEEETNLIIEHQRTKSASSNGIQVTSTGMEAILASMPDIPSGIIKGTRSPPRKRKMALEEDIEPLEMKYPNGTTKRFRGLMLDGGKIHSRVETFDSESGGDASTRSSFQLASKAQRIKAKKGKALDMNKKTRPVVIDNGSVKLQEVPKTYAANSENSLKDAVAETSIYKPGHVPSTFVDVGPYVRSFLPAKLMDMISDPSNSKSPEIEADHNPFTPSGKSILGECNIKAKVGLDLSLNSFIDSERNSNNQYSFRQHRGIPDLNESFGQKTDMMQGKQLQNLFEERSLLPHNTLDVSTSLNKETATEGKRPFGVYESSTVQSVYKNIELRGASDEMEIIELLAKNKRDRELGNLRKHVTSVGINSSIRGSSALYADGCHRMINFPPGNARTGVPVASGNICVGQSIPVSFPRLNQYQMDMSKLDESQFKLTTPFTPTQQRKPRYLTSSSIIAGPRPREVPDLLWPPRCENVPFHHIPPNSMGMYSFSDQCHKGKTISDIKGGEGRIGSSPKSVGSLDPYSNDAIPAMQLLSLMDHGIVSGSSIKVSQKHFLDKPFSPCNNHPRVNGNENQIFLGGSIFSQNNQKTLHHGVYCPGESSKKASSYIQVGQVRSEPKNSNTIFLGRPSDHVIQPSKNNPALGICILNKNPADFSIPDSSNKYTISAKDLKRRNMNASKERSRTVNLENKKRARVRKNGFAKENSKK, from the exons ATGGACAAGAGCATTGTGCCTATGGAAGAAAGTCACCGGAAAAGTGATTCTGCCGCTTCTGCGGCAAAGTCCATTGGGTCACTTGTTCAAATCAACTCAATAGCTATAGACCTTAGTAGCGCTGCTGAAGAGATCGAGTCCCCAGCACATGAGCATTTTTCAATACG TGGCTTTGTTTCCGAAATGAGGAAAAAGAATTTGAAGACTTGCTCCTTGTTTGCTTCAGAATGTAATCTATCAGATAGTCTGCCTATGTTATATGTTCCCAAATTTCGATGGTGgcactgctcaaactgcatccCAGAGATTGCCACTGAGAGGACGACACTAGATATGGTATTGGCAGACAGAAGTCTTGCTGGTACTAGTTCTTGTAAGAATGTTGATGGAGGAGATGGCTTGTTCTTATACAACAGAAAGAAAACTG GAAATAAAAATGGGCCAAGAGACTACGGAAGTTATCATGCAGACAATGATCCAAGTGATAATATCATGAATTCTAATCCACCTCGGGCTGAGGGGCATAAGACAT GCAGCAAAGACAAAACAGATGTCCGAACCAAAGAAGGTGGAAATTTGTGTGCTAATATAACAGAAGCTGATCCATTGCAGGTTCAAGAAATAGACGCACATTCTGCAG ATGCTTATGATGAGCCATTTAATTCAGCATCGGGAAGCAATGGCGCATTTAGTTTTGTGCCACACCGGAGAAAACCAAAGTTACGTTTCTTGGCTGATATAATGGAGGAGGAAACAAATCTAATAATTGAGCATCAAAGAACAAAATCCGCGTCATCCAATGGAATTCAGGTTACATCTACTGGGATGGAAGCAATTTTAGCTTCTATGCCAGACATCCCTTCTGGCATTATAAAAGGCACTCGTAGTCCTCCAAGAAAACGAAAGATGGCCCTTGAGGAAGACATAGAACCTTTGGAGATGAAATACCCAAATGGCACAACTAAACGATTCAGGGGCCTAATGCTAGATGGTGGGAAAATTCATAGTAGAGTTGAAACTTTTGATTCAGAATCAGGAGGGGATGCATCCACACGATCGAGTTTTCAGCTTGCTTCGAAGGCTCAACGGATCAAGGCCAAGAAAGGTAAGGCCCTAGATATGAACAAAAAGACAAGGCCCGTTGTTATTGACAATGGATCGGTGAAATTACAAGAGGTTCCGAAGACATATGCTGCAAATTCTGAAAATTCATTGAAAGATGCTGTTGCTGAGACAAGTATATATAAACCAGGGCATGTTCCTTCTACATTTGTGGATGTAGGACCATACGTCCGGAGTTTTCTACCTGCAAAACTAATGGATATGATCTCTGATCCTTCAAATAGTAAAAGCCCTGAAATTGAAGCTGATCATAACCCTTTTACCCCTTCGGGGAAAAGCATTCTTGGAGAATGCAATATCAAGGCAAAAGTGGGATTGGACCTTTCACTCAACAGCTTTATAGATTCTGAAAGGAACTCCAACAATCAATATTCTTTCAGGCAGCATAGGGGAATTCCTGATCTCAACGAGTCATTTGGCCAGAAAACAGATATGATGCAAGGGAAGCAATTGCAGAATCTTTTTGAGGAGAGGAGTTTGCTCCCTCATAATACTTTG GACGTCTCTACTtctctaaataaagaaacagCCACAGAAGGCAAAAGACCATTTGGAGTTTATGAGTCGTCAACTGTTCAAAGTGTATATAAGAATATAGAACTTCGAGGAGCTTCAGATGAAATGGAAATAATTGAACTATTGGCCAAGAATAAACGTGATAGGGAACTTGGAAATTTAAGGAAACATGTCACATCTGTGGGCATCAACAGTTCTATCAGAGGGTCGTCTGCACTTTATGCAGATGGATGTCACAGGATGATTAATTTTCCTCCAGGAAATGCCAGAACTGGTGTCCCTGTTGCAAGTGGCAACATATGTGTTGGCCAAAGTATTCCTGTAAGCTTCCCTCGTTTGAACCAGTATCAAATGGACATGAGCAAACTGGATGAAAGCCAATTCAAACTCACAACTCCATTTACGCCTACTCAGCAGAGGAAACCACGATATTTGACTTCAAGTTCCATCATAGCCGGTCCAAGACCACGTGAAGTACCAGATCTCTTGTGGCCTCCCAGATGCGAAAATGTACCATTTCATCACATTCCCCCGAATAGCATGGGAATGTATTCATTCTCTGACCAGTGTCACAAGGGAAAGACTATCAGTGATATAAAGGGTGGCGAGGGAAGAATCGGGtcgagcccaaaatcagtaggGTCTTTAGATCCCTACTCGAATGATGCAATTCCAGCTATGCAACTGCTGTCTTTGATGGATCATGGAATCGTGTCAGGCTCTTCGATAAAAGTGAGCCAAAAACATTTTCTTGATAAACCATTCTCGCCTTGCAACAACCACCCACGGGTGAATGGGAACGAGAACCAGATATTCCTCGGTGGATCGATCTTTTCTCAAAATAACCAGAAAACTTTGCACCATGGTGTTTATTGTCCTGGTGAAAGCTCAAAGAAGGCTTCATCCTATATACAAG TCGGTCAAGTACGTTCTGAGCCAAAGAACTCAAATACCATTTTCTTGGGGAGGCCTAGTGATCATGTAATTCAACCATCGAAAAATAATCCAGCATTGGGTATTTGCATTCTTAACAAGAACCCGGCTGACTTTAGTATTCCTGACTCAAGCAACAAGTATACCATAAGTGCAAAAGATTTGAAACGTAGAAATATGAATGCTTCGAAAGAAAGGTCACGTACGGTGAATCTGGAAAATAAGAAGAGAGCAAGAGTGAGAAAGAATGGTTTTGCAAAAGAGAACTCcaagaaatag